GAAATTTTATAATTTCAAAGGAGTTAAAAATGCAAATACAAGAAAAACAAATTAATGAATTATGGGCTGCTATGCCCGAAATAAGGGAAATACTAAGTGAGAGTAAAAATGAAAAAGAGGCCAGAAAAAAACTTTTTAATTACTGCAAAGATCTGGAATGGGATTACAGAGAAGGTAAAAAATCCCTGCACAAACTTGATTATAGCACTACTTTAGAGGCTATTAAGGTTTTTACAAATCTTATTTCCCTTCGCAATGAGCAGATTGCTGGATTTAGCACATTGAAGCACCTTTGGGAATTAGCCAATAATAATTCTGAGGTAAAGGTTTCAGAAAGTTTCTTAGAAGAATTCAGACATCTTTTTCTGGCAATGGCTGGGAAGGCAAATATAGCACGAGGTTGGTTGGGTCCAATCTTAGAAAAAGATGGCATTAAAATGATTGATTTTCAAAAAATAAAAGGAAGGGAAGCAGGAAAGGCACGATCTGCATATCTGGATAGTCTTTACAATAAGGTGAATAGTTATATAAACCGTTATCCAACCGGACTTGATAAATCTATAATAGATCAACGCAGTAAAAATACTGAAAAAATAATGCAATATTTTTCGGCAAGTGAAGATGATTGGTATGATTACAATTGGCATATAAAAAATATCTTTAAAGACAAAGATGGACTTAATGCTTTGAAGGAATTAATCCCCATGACTGATGATGATATTCAGGCTATCGAAATCTCGTTAGAGCAAGGAATACCATTTGGAATTACTCCATATTATCTTTCTTTGTTTGATTTTAATCGGGATGATAGAAAGTATGATTATCAAGTTCGTTCCCAGGTAATTCCTCCTATGCATTATGTAAAACTAATGGAAGAACATCGACAAGAACGTAATTACTACTTTGACTTTATGGGTGAACATGACACCTCTCCTGAAGAACTGATTACCCGGCGTTATCCAATGATTTCAATATTAAAACCATATGATACTTGTCCGCAAATATGTGTATACTGTCAAAGAAATTGGGAAATCACCGGTCCAATGTTACCAGAAGGTATGCCAACTAAGGAAAAGATTGATAAAGCCCTTTCCTGGTTTTCTAATCACCCGGCTATGCGGGATGTACTGGTAACTGGTGGAGACCCCTTAGCATTAGATGATGAATTGATAAAATATATTATGGATAAACTCTGCTCTTTTGAACAGGTTATCAATATCCGTTGGGGCAGCCGTATTTTTGTTACATTACCGCAAAGGATTACTCATAAACTTGCTGACCTTTTATCGAGCTATGTTGAACCGGGTAAACGTAATGTCGCTATGGTAACTCATATTGAAAGTGCTGCTGAGGTTACTCCTGATTTAGCAGAAGCAGTCACCAAAATGAGGAATAGAGGTATTTATGTATACAATCAATTAGTCTACACCTTAGAGACCAGTCGGCGTTTCCAGAATGCATCCACACGTATTGCAATGAAAAAGGCAGGTGTAGATCCGTATTACACATTTTATCCAAAAGGCAAGGATGAACACAAAGATTATCTGGTTCCGGTTGCTCGCCTATGGCAGGAAAGAAAAGAGGAAGCTCGTTTATTACCTGGAATATTCCGTACTGATGAACCGGTCTTTAATGTACCTCGTTTAGGGAAAAATCACGTAAGAGCATGGCAGGATCGGGAGTTGATTGCCCTTACACCTGAAGGCCAAAGAGTATATCTGTGGCATCCATGGGAGAAAGGAATAGCTCCTGTTGAACCATACGTCTATCGTGATATTGCTATTAAGGACTATTTAAATGAACTAAAAAGACGTGGAGAAAATATCGAAGAATATGATTCAATCTGGTACTATTACTAAATAATTAATAACTTACCAGTAAAAAAACTAAATGGTATGGAGGTGATGAATAAAGAGAATAGGATTTTGAATCTCATAAATAAAAGTTAAAGGAGGAAACAATGAAAAAAATTATTAGTATGTTATTGGTGTTTATGTTAATGTTGACGATATTTACAACTGCTGGTTTTGCACAAACTTTTATTACCTTTGGAACAGGTAGTCCGGGAGGTACTTATTATCCCCTTGGAGGGGCAATGGCTGATTTATGGACTAGATTAGTGGAAGATATTGATGCTACTGCAGAATCCACAGCAGCATCTGTCGAAAATTGCCGATTAACTGGCAGTGATGAGGTACAGCTAGGAATGGCTATGGGTGATGTAGCTTTTAAAGCTTATAATGGTCAGGTTCAATTCGAAAATGACAAACAACCCATAAAAGCACTCTTTTCAATGTATCCAGCTCCTCAGCATTTCATATCTATTGACCCCGAAATCAAATCTGTAGCAGACTTAAAAGGCAAAAGGGTATCAGTAGATGCACCTGGAAGTGGATGTGAAACTATGGCAAGATTGATAATTGAGGCTGCTGGAATGACATATGATGATATGAGGGTAAGTTATTATTCACAGCCGGAAGCTGCCCAAGCTATGAAAGATAGGAATATTGACGCTCTCTTCTGGAATTTTTCATATCCAGGTTCAGCAGTTCAAGAAGTAACCGCTGTTAGGGATGTATTTTTCGTACCAATTGAACAAGAAATAATAGATAAACTAACTGCAGAATATGGATATTACATTGCAGGAGTTATTCCAGCTGGAACATACAAAGGACAGGATATGGATGTTCCGACTATACAAGTTGGAAATGATGTTGTAGTAAATGAAAATGTTAGCGAAGAGGTGGCATATTTACTTACTAAAACACTTTTTGAAAATGCAGAAGAATTACACAACGTACATCCATCAGCAAAGCTATTTTTACCAGAAAATGGCGTAAAAACAGCAATTCCCTTACATCCTGGGGCTGCTAAATACTTTGAAGAAGTAGGTTTAGGTGAATTTGTTCGCAAATAAAGAAATGAAAAAAGCCAGAGAAAATATTTTTTCTCTGGCTTTTTGGCTTTTTATTATTTGTTATATTTTATCAATCAGTGCAGTAATATCTGCTTGCCAAAGTGAAAACCATTTTGTTTTGGAAATAGTCCAAAAAGATAACATGGATAAGGTGCTGTCAATTAAAGTAGAACCTGAAGAGATTTTTTATCTTGAATTTAGAAACTCAAGAGATTTAAATCCAATAATAGATAAATTTAAAATTGGAACAGATGGGAGTTTTTACCTGGTTGAAGAAAGGTATCCGTGGTTTGGTGTGGGGCAAGAATGTCATCCTTCAAGAGATATTACTCATGAAGATGGAATGGTTGTGGTGAAATTAAATAAGAAATTAGAAAAATTACCATTGAGAGTTGCTTATACCGTAGATCAGATTTTAAAAGTAAAAAATAAAAATTATTTAATTGGCTCCATTGCCGAAAAAGGAAAGGCAATTGAAATTTGTATTAGTATTAAGGGAGGTTAAAATAAAGTGACCAAAGATGAAAAAGACAATGAAAATAAAAAAAGCAACATATTAAATGAAAGCAATAATAAGCTTGCAGAAGAAATTGAAGACATAGAATTTAAAGCCAAAAGAGATCTGGTAGGGAATTGGTATATCCCAATTATTATTTCTGCTGTCGGATTGTTCATTTTTCATATGTATACTGGTTGGTTTGGTGCATATTTCAGTTTAATACAAAGGTCTATCCATTTTTCGCTAATACTTATTATGACATTTTCTTTATTCGCCAGGTCTCCAAACATTAAAAGAGACAGAATTCAATGGTATGACTTTATTTTTATTGCACTATCAATAATACTTTGTATTTACATTTTAATAAATATTCATGAACTTGTTTGGCGTGCAGGTAATCCAAATCAAATCGACGTAATATTTGGAGTAATACTTATTCTTATAACCCTGGAAGCCACTCGAAGAGCTGTTGGGCCACCTTTAATGTATGTTGCAATTTTTTTCTTGCTTTATGCTCTGGTGATTGGGCCATATATGCCAGGAAGATTTGCTCACGGCACATTCTCGATAAGACGAGTTGCATATTATTTATATTTAACTGATGCTGGTATTTTCGGAACACCGTTGGGAGTATCTGCTAATTTTGTATATCTTTTTATTCTGTTTGGATCAATATTAAATAAAACTGGAGCAGGAAAATTTTTTATTGATTTTGCGACTGCTTTGACTGGATACACCAGAGGAGGACCGGCAAAGGCAGCTGTTGTATCAAGTGGGATGATGGGTACAATATCCGGAAGTTCAACTGCCAATACTGTCACTACCGGAAGTTTTACGATACCGTTAATGAAAAATATTGGTTATAGTTCTGTTTTTGCTGGTGCTGTAGAACCGGTTGCATCTACAGGTGGTCAAATAATGCCTCCTATTATGGGAGCCGCAGCCTTTATTATGGCAGAATTTTTAGGAGTTCCTTATATTGAAGTGGCAAAAGCTGCAATACTACCGGCAATATTCTATTATCTGGCTCTCTTTATGGCTGTTGATTTTAGGGCTGCTAAAATAGGGTTAGTAGGGTTAAAAAGGGAGCAGCTTCCCAGTCTAATAAAAACATTAAAAATTGGCTGGATATTATTAGCTCCTATATTTATTTTAATATATCTATTGATTAATGGCTATTCTCCTCAAAAATCGGTTGTTTCAAGCATACTGGTTCTATTGCTAATAAGTATGATAAGTAAAAAAACAAGAATGACTCCTAAAAAACTATTGGAGGCATTGACTGATGCCGGGATGGCTGCGACGACTGTTGCTGTAGCTTGTGCAGCTGCAGGTATAATTGTTGGAATAACAACCATGTCAGGATTAGGCTTAAAATTCACCGGTATTGTTTTTAATTTATCAAGGGGTATATTGCCTATCGCCTTATTTTTAGCGTCCATATCTTCTTTAGTATTAGGTATGGGTGTTCCGACAACCGCTAATTATGTGATCATGGCAACTCTAATAGCACCTGCATTGATTAGACTTATGGCAGAAAACTCAGCATTAATTCTTCCACATTTGTTTGTATTTTATTATGGTATTCTAGCAGATATAACACCTCCTGTAATGCTGGCTGTATTTGCTGGGGCTGCGATAGCCAGGGCACCTGCTTTAAAGGTTGGAGTGGAGGCTATGAAATTAGCTCTTCCCGGATACATACTTCCTTTTATGTTTATTTATCACCCAATATTGATTTCATGGAATTTTATGCAGGATTTTAATATTGGCAGGCTTATCTTTGCAATAATTCTGGCATTATGTATGTCTTTGGGATTTGCGGGAGCAACCCAGGGATATTTTATCAGGAAGACCAGCATACTGGAAAGGCTAATGCTATTTATTGGTGCATTTTGTGTTATACCTTCTCAGGTAATGACAAATATAATTGGTGTTGGCTTAATTGGAATAACCTTGATAGTGCAAATATTAATTAAACCAAAAGAAATGGTTGGATAATAAAGCTATAAATATTTTGACAAAATCGATAGATATGGTATTCTATAAATGATTAAAACATTAAACAATTAATCCAATTAATATTATTAAGGATATCAATGGATATTGAGATTAACAAGAATAGTAAAATTCCACTTTATCTTCAAATAGAGGAATGTCTGAAAAGGTTGATAAAAGAAGGACAAATAGAAAAAGGATCCCAATTACCAACTGAAAGAGAGCTATCAGATAAGCTTGGTGTAAGCAGAAATACAGTAAGCACTGCATATCAGGAACTTGCAAGAGAAAAAGTCATTACCTCAATATCAGGTAAAGGTACATTTGTTATTTCAAATGGTAATTTCCCAAAAACAAAAATGTTAAGATATAACAGCCTTTCTTTAATTAAACATATTGATAAAGCAATAGAGAAGGCATTAGAACAAAATATTCCATTTGAAGATTTCATGTTCCTGATAAATCAGCGGCTAAAAGATAAGAGTCATTT
The Atribacterota bacterium genome window above contains:
- a CDS encoding KamA family radical SAM protein — its product is MQIQEKQINELWAAMPEIREILSESKNEKEARKKLFNYCKDLEWDYREGKKSLHKLDYSTTLEAIKVFTNLISLRNEQIAGFSTLKHLWELANNNSEVKVSESFLEEFRHLFLAMAGKANIARGWLGPILEKDGIKMIDFQKIKGREAGKARSAYLDSLYNKVNSYINRYPTGLDKSIIDQRSKNTEKIMQYFSASEDDWYDYNWHIKNIFKDKDGLNALKELIPMTDDDIQAIEISLEQGIPFGITPYYLSLFDFNRDDRKYDYQVRSQVIPPMHYVKLMEEHRQERNYYFDFMGEHDTSPEELITRRYPMISILKPYDTCPQICVYCQRNWEITGPMLPEGMPTKEKIDKALSWFSNHPAMRDVLVTGGDPLALDDELIKYIMDKLCSFEQVINIRWGSRIFVTLPQRITHKLADLLSSYVEPGKRNVAMVTHIESAAEVTPDLAEAVTKMRNRGIYVYNQLVYTLETSRRFQNASTRIAMKKAGVDPYYTFYPKGKDEHKDYLVPVARLWQERKEEARLLPGIFRTDEPVFNVPRLGKNHVRAWQDRELIALTPEGQRVYLWHPWEKGIAPVEPYVYRDIAIKDYLNELKRRGENIEEYDSIWYYY
- a CDS encoding TAXI family TRAP transporter solute-binding subunit, which gives rise to MKKIISMLLVFMLMLTIFTTAGFAQTFITFGTGSPGGTYYPLGGAMADLWTRLVEDIDATAESTAASVENCRLTGSDEVQLGMAMGDVAFKAYNGQVQFENDKQPIKALFSMYPAPQHFISIDPEIKSVADLKGKRVSVDAPGSGCETMARLIIEAAGMTYDDMRVSYYSQPEAAQAMKDRNIDALFWNFSYPGSAVQEVTAVRDVFFVPIEQEIIDKLTAEYGYYIAGVIPAGTYKGQDMDVPTIQVGNDVVVNENVSEEVAYLLTKTLFENAEELHNVHPSAKLFLPENGVKTAIPLHPGAAKYFEEVGLGEFVRK
- a CDS encoding DUF1850 domain-containing protein, giving the protein MNLFANKEMKKARENIFSLAFWLFIICYILSISAVISACQSENHFVLEIVQKDNMDKVLSIKVEPEEIFYLEFRNSRDLNPIIDKFKIGTDGSFYLVEERYPWFGVGQECHPSRDITHEDGMVVVKLNKKLEKLPLRVAYTVDQILKVKNKNYLIGSIAEKGKAIEICISIKGG
- a CDS encoding TRAP transporter permease, with product MTKDEKDNENKKSNILNESNNKLAEEIEDIEFKAKRDLVGNWYIPIIISAVGLFIFHMYTGWFGAYFSLIQRSIHFSLILIMTFSLFARSPNIKRDRIQWYDFIFIALSIILCIYILINIHELVWRAGNPNQIDVIFGVILILITLEATRRAVGPPLMYVAIFFLLYALVIGPYMPGRFAHGTFSIRRVAYYLYLTDAGIFGTPLGVSANFVYLFILFGSILNKTGAGKFFIDFATALTGYTRGGPAKAAVVSSGMMGTISGSSTANTVTTGSFTIPLMKNIGYSSVFAGAVEPVASTGGQIMPPIMGAAAFIMAEFLGVPYIEVAKAAILPAIFYYLALFMAVDFRAAKIGLVGLKREQLPSLIKTLKIGWILLAPIFILIYLLINGYSPQKSVVSSILVLLLISMISKKTRMTPKKLLEALTDAGMAATTVAVACAAAGIIVGITTMSGLGLKFTGIVFNLSRGILPIALFLASISSLVLGMGVPTTANYVIMATLIAPALIRLMAENSALILPHLFVFYYGILADITPPVMLAVFAGAAIARAPALKVGVEAMKLALPGYILPFMFIYHPILISWNFMQDFNIGRLIFAIILALCMSLGFAGATQGYFIRKTSILERLMLFIGAFCVIPSQVMTNIIGVGLIGITLIVQILIKPKEMVG